A genomic segment from Aegilops tauschii subsp. strangulata cultivar AL8/78 chromosome 1, Aet v6.0, whole genome shotgun sequence encodes:
- the LOC109743409 gene encoding glutamate--cysteine ligase B, chloroplastic, which yields MAVASRLAVARVVQPDGGAAGGRKGRQGFAVVGLPAAGRRGRRRGGAVAASPPTEEAAKLTEPLTKEDLVAYLASGCKPKENWRIGTEHEKFGFDVETLRPITYDQISAILNGLSERFEWDKIMEENHVIGLKQGKQNISLEPGGQFELSGAPLETLHQTCAEVNSHLYQVKAVGEELGVGFLGMGFQPKWALTDIPIMPKGRYEIMRNYMPKVGTLGLDMMFRTCTVQVNLDFSSEQDMIRKFRASLALQPIATAIFANSPFKEGKPNGFLSLRSHIWTDTDNNRSGMLPFVFDDTFGFEQYVDYALDVPMYFVYRNKTYIDCTGMSFRDFMAGKLPQVPGELPTLNDWENHLTTIFPEVRLKRYMEMRGADGGPWRRLCALPAFWVGLLYDDESLQSIIDMTSDWTKEEREMLRRKVPVTGLKTPFRDGYVRDLAEDVLQLAKNGLERRGYKEVGFLREVDEVVRTGVTPAEKLLNLYETKWQRSVDPVFEELLY from the exons ATGGCGGTCGCGTCGCGCCTGGCGGTGGCGCGGGTGGTCCAGCcggacggcggcgcggcgggcggGAGGAAGGGGCGTCAGGGGTTCGCGGTGGTCGGGCTCCCCGCGGCcgggaggagggggaggcggcgCGGCGGGGCCGTGGCGGCCAGCCCCCCCACTGAGGAGGCGGCCAAGTTGACGGAGCCGCTCACCAAGGAGGACCTCGTCGCCTACCTCGCGTCCGGCTGCAAGCCCAAGGAGAACTGGAG AATTGGCACAGAGCATGAAAAGTTTGGTTTTGATGTCGAAACATTGCGCCCTATAACGTATGATCAGATCAGTGCTATACTCAATGGGCTGTCTGAGAGATTTGAATGGGACAAGATAATGGAAGAAAACCATGTTATTGGTCTCAAGCAG GGAAAGCAAAACATTTCACTAGAACCTGGTGGCCAGTTTGAACTTAGTGGCGCTCCCCTCGAAACATTACATCAAACTTGTGCGGAGGTCAATTCACATCTTTATCAG GTCAAAGCAGTTGGAGAGGAATTGGGAGTAGGATTTCTTGGAATGGGTTTTCAGCCAAAATGGGCTCTGACTGATATACCAATAATGCCCAAG GGAAGGTATGAAATCATGAGGAATTACATGCCTAAAGTTGGTACTCTTGGCCTTGATATGATGTTCCGCACGTGCACTGTACAG GTTAATCTCGATTTCAGTTCAGAGCAAGATATGATAAGAAAATTCCGTGCTAGCCTTGCATTGCAGCCT ATCGCGACAGCAATATTCGCAAATTCTCCCTTTAAAGAAGGAAAACCAAATGGGTTTCTCAGTTTAAGAAG CCATATATGGACTGATACTGATAACAACCGCTCGGGGATgcttccttttgtttttgatgacaCATTTGG ATTTGAGCAATATGTGGACTATGCATTGGACGTGCCAATGTATTTTGTATACCGGAACAAGACTTACATTGACTGTACTGGAATGTCATTTCGG GATTTCATGGCAGGAAAGCTCCCACAGGTTCCAGGGGAGTTGCCCACTTTGAACGATTGGGAGAACCATCTAACAACAATTTTTCCTGAG GTTAGGTTGAAGAGATACATGGAGATGAGAGGTGCTGATGGTGGACCTTGGAGGAGATTGTGTGCTTTGCCTGCATTTTGG GTTGGGTTGTTGTATGACGACGAATCACTACAGAGCATTATTGACATGACTTCTGACTGGACAAAGGAAGAAAGAGAGATGTTGAGACGGAAG GTGCCAGTAACTGGTTTGAAGACGCCATTCCGGGATGGGTATGTAAGAGATTTAGCTGAAGATGTTCTCCAGTTAGCTAAG AATGGATTAGAAAGAAGAGGATACAAGGAGGTTGGTTTCCTGAGAGAAGTCGACGAAGTTGTTAGAACAG GAGTGACACCTGCCGAGAAGCTTCTGAATCTATACGAGACGAAGTGGCAGCGCAGCGTGGACCCTGTGTTCGAGGAGTTGTTATATTGA